Part of the Denticeps clupeoides chromosome 3, fDenClu1.1, whole genome shotgun sequence genome, CGGCGCATGCTCTGGTGATCTGCAGCAAGGCTTGTCTGAATGGTACCTGACTTGTTGGAGAGAACTGGTGTGGCTGGGATCAACCAGGACACCTTGTCTGAGGTGTCCAGTTGGCCTGAGTGGTCTCTGCTCTCCTCAAACCAGAGGCTGGTACTGGGAGACTCAACATGGACAGTCTGCACCCTTGGAGTAGTGGTTTTGGAGTCAGACTGAGAGAGCTGGGACATCCCCTTCAAAGTGTTGAAGCCTTTTGCATCTTCTGAATCTCGGATGGAGGTAAATGCTTGCAAAGACGAAGGTTGCTGAAGCACACAGCGGTCGTCAGGGGCAACGTTCTCCTCATCACTAGAGTCAGAAATCACCATGAACTGCTGGCCTGTGGTGCAAGTCCTTTTCCCAGTGGCAAGTCCTTTTACTTGCAGATCTTTTGTCTGTGGAAAATATACATCAACGGACACCTCAGGAAGTAAGGGGGGGCTGATGGACAAGTCAATGGTTTCATCCTCTACAGCCTGCAAAACAGCATCCTGCTGTGGTCTGAGATGTTTGCTGGTTGGGTGAGTTGGACTGCCACGAGGGCTTCCTGCATTGGCTATCTGAGAAGGTTCCTTGAATTCCCCATAGGATTGAGAGAACAGCCAGCTGTAGCCCCTGTTTGGAGTTGCAGCCACTTCCAAGTGGGGAGAAATGTGCCCCTCGCCCAGTTCTTCTGTCCTTGTCTCACTTCTCCTTGAATCATGACGATCAGCCACTGTAGGACAGTCAGGTATTTCTTCAGCAGAGCTCTCCTCTGGTCCACAATCACAAATATCAGCCACTGTAGGACAGTCAGGTGTTTCTTCATCGCAGTTGTCCTCCTCATTTTTGCTGTATGTCTCTTGATCTTCTGGCTCAGATCTTTTCTGAGTAGCAGCAAACTCGTagatctcctccagctcctcttcatCAACATGGTCCTCCTTTCCTTTGCCCTCCCCTTCATGTCCATCTTCCTTCATACCTTCATTTTGTTCTCTTCTTTCTGACTCCTCCTCATCAGAATCATCTGTATCTTCTTCATGGTTCCACATGGAGCGCAGCAGTTTCAGGAAATTTTGTTCTGCCTGGGCGTCGttctgctcctcctcttcatcccaCGCCTCATCCTCTTGGTTCATGTCCTCCGTCTCCTCCCCCCTTATGTACAACTCACACTGCTCCTGCAGCTCGTCCAAGCAAAATCTGTGAGAATACAACATAAACAACCTCTTCAGAATTCATGGACGACAACTCTTGTAGGTTGGTGGCAGGTAGAGTGAATCATCACCCTCTGTCTGACATTCAAAGCACTGTTCTGAAGGCCAGAAATGCTGACCTGGTTGCTAGGTCTTGAAGAATTGGTGCCAGTGTGGGTGTTAGCAGACAGTGGGAAGTGTAGAGGTACTGAAGCAGGGCCAGCAGTGCATCAGAAGGAACATTTCCCATTAACACCCGCTGAGCAGAGGGCATCCCATCCTCCTGCACACCAAAGCCACTGGTATGCACCTGTGCAGAGACAGAAACAAAGAAGAATTCACCTGCGCATAAATACaacaaatagaaataaatattcCAGTATGAAACATAATGGCTGCGAAATCTAAAATCTCAGCAGTCttaaaaattaacaaatttaaACAGGAATTACAGAATTAAAAACAGTGACTGTGTAATATGAGGAAAGTCTTccataattaaataatacatttgacaTAGTATTATTTGCCTTACAAATGGGAATTCTGAAAATAATTGTTTCATGTTTCAtcagtttttattaaaaaaaatatttgcaaacTGAATAAATCCACATCCTGGTCTGGAACCTTTGTGCAGCATACATGctatatactgtatatcatATTGTCGATCCTGTTATGATGTATCTTCGTAGAACATGTACacagtttattttaatgtattaaaacattttaattgtagTAATTATATATGTTTTACCTACTCTATAATGAGAAAAGGTTTGTGTTGAATTTGGGTGCATCCGCTCTACATGCACTAACCAGCTCAGCCAGCAGGGGGCATCGAGAATACAAAATGAAGGAATGGGCAAAGAAGACATCCCCGCTGTCCACCTGCAGCTGGACATCACTCAGCTGAGGATTGTTCGCCATTGACCCCAGGTCTGCAGACAGCCTGGAAAGGGACTTCTGCAACACAAAAATCAAGGTTAGGGATGGGAGTGAAAACATCAGGCCAAATCCAATAAGATCAACACAAAAATCTGTTCACATGGAAAGAagcacaacatacacacaaacatagttGTAACTGCTGGTCACAACTCATATAGATAAAGACAACCCAGTCCTGATTGTGGAGGTGAACTCCAGCGATGAGGAGAGGGGCAGCCGAGGGTTACTCACGAAGCTCTCAGCATGTTTCTTGGGCTTTGAGGGAGCCGCGATGAAGCCACTGAGGCTGAAGGAATGTTGTTCTGTAAAGAAACTGTGCTTTTACCATACGATATACATCACATTTTCAGGAAAACATATACTtaaccatgacactgactataCATGGATAAACTGggctatcaaaaaaaaaaaaaaaaacttgcatccACACCCATTCTTACTTATCATACCCATACAAATCTGCTCATAATCCTGAAGATCAATAGCTTTTTAAAGATATTTTCCATTTATATTAAGACCACAAAGCAACTGTATGAGTGTCTTAGATATTAAAAGTTAATATCATccatagggggcagtggtggcctagcggttaaggaagtggccctgtaatcagaaggttgccggttcgattcccgatccgccaaggtgccactgagcaaagcactgtccccacacgctgctccccgggagcttgtcatggctgcccactgctcactcagggtgatgggttaaatgcagaggacaaattttactgtgtgcatcgtgtgctgtgctgctgtgtatcacatgtgacaatcacttcagttcacttcacttaatagtAGAAGAAACGATGCAAATGTTGAGCATATAAATGTTCAATTTTGAACATTTATGAAGCAGCATGTGTGGGCTTGTGAGCTAATGTGTGCTTGTGGACATTTAAACAGACAGTGATATTCTGTGGGACTCACCAGGAGCGCCGTCGGACTCCCCGACTGGTGGACCCCGGTCAGCAGCCTCCAGCACATTGGACAATCTCTGACTGCCCTGCACAGTGGTTGATGATGACTGGGAGCATGTCTGCAACTGGGGCTCTGAACCACAGTCTGAGAGACTAGAAGtgggtggcaggaagggggAATCAAACCGCAGCGTTGCTGGGgactgcacagcacagggtAAAGGGGCGTTCTGGGAGGACCAAACATCAAAAGTGTGAAAGATGTGGTTCAAAACCAGTGCATTTCTGCATTATCTGTAAGACAGACAGCACACTCACCAGTGTGTTCACCCAGGGCTGGATGAAGGCCTGGAGCTCAGGTGCGTAGAATTCATGCATATTGTGGGCATCAGCTGCAGGGAGTGCCGTCTTGTGCCACAGGGGGGCAGCGTCGCTGCCTGCAGACGAGGGCAGCAGGGCGTTGGTGGCCAAAATGATGTTAGCAGGTGGCGTGGGAGCCCGAGGGCACAGCAGGATGAGGGCAACCCGCTCCTGCTGACGTCTCAGGGCTTCTTCCAGGCTCTGTCTCAGGAGCAGGGGAGGGGGGACGTCGACAGCACCCTTCTTTGTTCTCTTCTTCCCTTTACCTAAAAGTCATTTATAAGTACATATAgccatatacagtatatacatttaccttatacatttacagcatttaccatatgccttatccagagtgacttacaatcagtagttacagggacagtccccccggagcgactcagggttaagtgtcttgctcagggacacaatggtagtaagtgggatttgaacctgggtcttctggttcataagcgagtgtgttacccactaggctactaccacctacacacagtggcagcggtggcctagtgggtaaggaagctgacttgTAACCGAGAGGTTGTGGGATCAATCTCAGGAAACATTTTGCTGTTTCCTTTCTAGATTTTTACCCCAGAACccccccaaaataaataaataaatacactgttTTATTATTAGCATGATTACGTGTAGGACAGGGGAGAAagttacatattattattattattatgaccgTCCAGGAgttactactacttaataggctttgctacgcAGCAGATAAATGCATGTGGTATGTTCCtttcatattaaaacacattaataccaactacTTTTAAAAATACTGGAAAGCTACACTTCCTCAGTTTGTAGTGCCCCCTGGATGCATGGCGCCCTTTGCCTATATTGTCTACGCCACAGGCCGGCCCTGCTCTTTCCTGAacaacccacacactgctccccgggtgcctgtcatggctgcccacagctcactcagggtgatgggttaaatgcagaggtgtgctgtgctgctgtgtatcacatgtgacaatcgccgAGTGGTTAAACGTTACCTGGTACCGATTTGGCCTGTAAGGCTGGTCCAGCATCAGGCTGAAGATCCGTCCCTTCGAACAGACCTCCTCGCTCCTTACGCTCCTGTTCTACTAGAGAGCGTGAGAGGGCCAGGGCCACCATGGTGTCTTCATCAAGGGGCTCGGCCTTCCTtccatgtttctttttcttattattcTTCTTTTGTCCTTTGGCTTGAGTtctgttaaaaacaaaatacttttatttcagaaaatgacACTGGACAGTTCTGAGTGGCtgtttttgccatttatttGGTCTACACTTTTTTGTAAAGCCATTGTGACAACGTGAATAATGTGGTATCTTATGATATTTTTTATCATATACATTACAACTGAATCACAGTATGCTGACAATCCTAAATAAAGTTCTGAATAttattgaatattaaatatttagaaattaaCATGGAATTTTGATATAAACTACCTCTCATTACCTGCACACATAAACACCTATTTGCCAACACATTTCACTTATTTTGATTCTTATAGTTTGTACAAactaatgttttgttttttttttcctgccctgACATGAAATTAGTGCTTTTCAGAGAAAATTTGGGAGATACTGCAGTCACTCACTGTGGGTCAGTTGCCCCCTCACCCGTGACCTCAGGGGTCTGTTTCTGCAGAGCCTGGAGCAGGACGGCTGTGGGCACTCCCATTTCGGCAGAGCACTGTTTCACATGCTTAGCGCGGCTCTTGAGGGACTTGAAGGATTTTCCGCAGATGGGACATTCATGGACCACGGGTCGAGAATGAGGAGCAGGGATGCCGCTGCCCTCACTCTCATCCAGGCACCTTTTGGGAAAAAGAGTCAGCTTGTGCTTTCCAGCTGCCAATTCCATTCACACAgcagacaaaatgcagaaaccaGGAACCCAGCATTATAGCCTGAAGATACCCTTAAAAACCCTGAGCAGTAAGTGTAAGGAACAATAATAAATAGATattttgcacacatgcacaactcTTTCGGTTGTCTGGTATTAAATTACtgatttaattcattaaaataccCAAATAATCACAGagtttattaaattaatctcTAATTCTGTGCACTGGTCGAAACATGAAAATTTTTAATGATGAAATTCACAGAATTTAGGTATTTAGGTAATTtcttggcagtggtggcctagcggttaaggaagcggccccgtaatcagaaggttgccagttcgaataccgtgccaccaaggtgccactgaacaaagtatcgtccccacaaaGTGCTCCCcaggtacctgtcatggctgcccactgctcaccaagggttctggttaaaagcagaggacacatttcattgtgtcaccgtgtgctgtgctgtacatCCTATGCACTTCCTGTTATGCCGTGTATTTGATTCCCTGACACGTACCATATTTCCACTCTATGACAGTAGAGTAAAATATAGAACAGACCAGACCTGTTGATGTGCTGTGCCCGGAGTTGTGGGGTCATAGCTGACAGGTCCCTCTGGCAAAGCTGGCAGAGGAACGGGCCACCAGACTCGTCTGCCTCGCTGTCCAGCTCTCGCTGCAGccggagggccagctcctcgtccCCACCCGTGTCACCGGTAGGCTCTACACATGCACGAAGAAGGTTGAGAAAAGAAAACGCACCGATTGTAACAATGCAATGGGGTCAACACGAACCTTCACGCCGCTGCAGCACAGACGCAGGGtaagggtcaggggtcagggcgGTGGGGTCCTGGCGCTGCAGCCTCTGTGGACTGAGCCATCTGAATTGCTGCATTTTGCTGCACACGATATCTGCAACTGTTCTCTCCTGTTCCACCTCCCTGTCTGCAGAACCTGTCGTGACGACATCATCCTTTCTCCGTCTCCTCTTTACCGGGAGCGGGTTCTGGGGGGGACACTGGGTTTCGGGCTCCTTCTCTTCTCCGGAATCGCCCGCTTTCTTCCGCACCTTCCGTTTCAGGAGCCTGGAACAGAGGTCCGCGAAGTCCTGGTCCGAGTCATCCATATTTCAGACA contains:
- the slx4 gene encoding structure-specific endonuclease subunit SLX4, with translation MDDSDQDFADLCSRLLKRKVRKKAGDSGEEKEPETQCPPQNPLPVKRRRRKDDVVTTGSADREVEQERTVADIVCSKMQQFRWLSPQRLQRQDPTALTPDPYPASVLQRREEPTGDTGGDEELALRLQRELDSEADESGGPFLCQLCQRDLSAMTPQLRAQHINRCLDESEGSGIPAPHSRPVVHECPICGKSFKSLKSRAKHVKQCSAEMGVPTAVLLQALQKQTPEVTGEGATDPQTQAKGQKKNNKKKKHGRKAEPLDEDTMVALALSRSLVEQERKERGGLFEGTDLQPDAGPALQAKSVPGKGKKRTKKGAVDVPPPLLLRQSLEEALRRQQERVALILLCPRAPTPPANIILATNALLPSSAGSDAAPLWHKTALPAADAHNMHEFYAPELQAFIQPWVNTLNAPLPCAVQSPATLRFDSPFLPPTSSLSDCGSEPQLQTCSQSSSTTVQGSQRLSNVLEAADRGPPVGESDGAPEQHSFSLSGFIAAPSKPKKHAESFKSLSRLSADLGSMANNPQLSDVQLQVDSGDVFFAHSFILYSRCPLLAELVHTSGFGVQEDGMPSAQRVLMGNVPSDALLALLQYLYTSHCLLTPTLAPILQDLATRFCLDELQEQCELYIRGEETEDMNQEDEAWDEEEEQNDAQAEQNFLKLLRSMWNHEEDTDDSDEEESERREQNEGMKEDGHEGEGKGKEDHVDEEELEEIYEFAATQKRSEPEDQETYSKNEEDNCDEETPDCPTVADICDCGPEESSAEEIPDCPTVADRHDSRRSETRTEELGEGHISPHLEVAATPNRGYSWLFSQSYGEFKEPSQIANAGSPRGSPTHPTSKHLRPQQDAVLQAVEDETIDLSISPPLLPEVSVDVYFPQTKDLQVKGLATGKRTCTTGQQFMVISDSSDEENVAPDDRCVLQQPSSLQAFTSIRDSEDAKGFNTLKGMSQLSQSDSKTTTPRVQTVHVESPSTSLWFEESRDHSGQLDTSDKVSWLIPATPVLSNKSGTIQTSLAADHQSMRRKQLFTMSSSSSSSSSVPGALKSNSCLLRTSPCQSDMALNHKAACSLTQSRIARTLGVDSSAHLTPSRMVHLGGTIHHFSQPTSSTPLHSGSEASLSCPLGSSHFSKAERSSSSASSPERTGTQELEGFSRTSSKSLDLQTEKTERIEQMEGEKRSLFDKSKTKSSTDEEEAEDFPQQSVCFYDEPPMAFNDSWGLDAPCQEVEERLHFTLNVSGHSSPSPSSPPSHTNPAHPSPQTATKDPSGQLSSSLLNSKIWNDWEEEEEASAPLSQRLQQVAPAKRVAQLRTPVASHRKDLGPLVSITPMPNYSVMETPELKNRLNRFGVRPLPKRQMVLKLKEIHQYTHQVLTSDSEEEEAAATLGCSALPLSPTRPQLLKQPQAPSATSSQGQGLGQGDTETLSVSQGSSTSDDTQRSNPELPLTEDSSGDEEGITLSQAATRHADKLKAVRSFILSDPELYGRVLQYRPLVLSQLQAQLKAAGIRLGAAKLLDFLDSQCITFTTARAGQSAPVRRRGAGTNRPAKGATRGRGRRKAAAQNP